Proteins encoded within one genomic window of Methanobrevibacter ruminantium:
- a CDS encoding MarR family winged helix-turn-helix transcriptional regulator, whose amino-acid sequence MRKNSVFNQENSYLNSWYNITKGFGEFFKERSADLKINPAEAMFLSKIYYNDGISQREIAHSLIVSESNITKTFKKLEEKELVYKTIDEDNNARRNLHLTEKGEETFERCIEIFGEFDIITFEDYDSEEKERMEKQLKEISNKALNLIKK is encoded by the coding sequence ATGCGTAAAAATTCAGTATTCAATCAAGAAAACAGTTATCTAAATTCATGGTATAATATAACAAAAGGATTTGGAGAGTTTTTTAAAGAAAGAAGTGCAGACTTGAAAATCAATCCTGCTGAAGCAATGTTTTTGTCAAAAATTTATTATAATGATGGAATTAGCCAAAGGGAAATTGCACATAGTTTAATCGTTTCTGAATCAAACATCACAAAAACATTTAAAAAATTAGAAGAAAAGGAATTGGTTTATAAAACAATTGATGAAGACAATAATGCTCGCCGTAACTTACATTTAACTGAAAAAGGAGAAGAAACCTTTGAAAGATGTATAGAAATATTCGGAGAATTCGACATAATCACTTTTGAAGACTATGATTCAGAAGAAAAAGAAAGAATGGAGAAACAATTAAAAGAGATCTCCAATAAAGCTTTGAACCTTATTAAAAAATAA
- a CDS encoding 6-pyruvoyl trahydropterin synthase family protein: MLTLVSEHRVYGCHKLKNQGGKCTQWHGHQYKVILTLKAPYKDLDYRNMIMDTYDIEAIFNEFIGVDHLNLNEFMDSEDPTMEEMSKFFYDGLKPKIECLVSVGVYETPETGVTYEPME, translated from the coding sequence ATGTTAACATTAGTATCCGAACATAGAGTTTATGGTTGTCATAAATTAAAGAATCAGGGTGGAAAATGTACTCAATGGCATGGACACCAATATAAGGTCATCTTAACTTTAAAGGCACCATATAAGGACTTGGATTATAGAAATATGATTATGGACACCTATGACATTGAAGCGATTTTCAATGAATTCATTGGTGTTGACCATTTGAACTTGAATGAATTTATGGATTCCGAAGATCCTACAATGGAAGAAATGAGTAAATTCTTCTATGACGGATTAAAACCTAAAATCGAATGTTTAGTAAGTGTTGGAGTTTATGAAACTCCTGAGACTGGTGTAACTTACGAACCTATGGAATAA
- a CDS encoding 7-carboxy-7-deazaguanine synthase QueE, with amino-acid sequence MIEIKVSEIFTSFQGEGPYIGTPATFLRLYGCNLNCEWCDTDISTYEMLSVDDVAEILMTQMEFNNINLLVITGGEPTLQMEEIKRLIKELPEDIKIQFETNGSIFEYLPEIEYVISPKEDKEKVFENYHKYDNVFFKFVITSKEDIDEVIAIKNKYGYDKTIWLQGEFSKDALMADLIRENFPRLENIKLSVQTHKYLSQR; translated from the coding sequence GTGATTGAAATTAAGGTTAGTGAAATATTCACATCATTTCAAGGTGAAGGGCCTTACATAGGGACTCCTGCAACCTTTTTAAGATTATATGGTTGCAATTTGAACTGTGAATGGTGTGATACTGACATTTCAACATACGAAATGCTGTCTGTTGATGATGTTGCAGAGATTCTGATGACTCAAATGGAGTTCAATAATATAAACTTATTAGTCATAACCGGCGGAGAGCCTACTTTACAGATGGAAGAGATAAAGCGTTTGATTAAGGAGCTTCCTGAAGACATTAAAATCCAGTTTGAGACAAACGGTTCCATTTTCGAATATCTTCCTGAAATAGAATATGTAATCAGCCCAAAGGAAGATAAGGAAAAGGTCTTCGAGAATTATCATAAGTATGATAATGTTTTCTTTAAGTTTGTAATCACTTCAAAAGAGGATATAGATGAAGTGATTGCAATAAAAAACAAGTACGGTTACGATAAGACAATATGGCTTCAAGGTGAATTCAGCAAAGATGCACTTATGGCTGATTTGATTAGGGAAAATTTCCCTCGTTTAGAAAATATCAAATTATCTGTTCAAACTCATAAATATTTGAGTCAAAGATAA
- a CDS encoding universal stress protein, which yields MYKRILLPTDGSEHSLREVERAKHVLAEEGEIIILSVAIKIRKTAFHREKDVMEMNREAVKEAEDNVKAMADCFDDSFNVRTMVKVGFPSEQINVVAEDEDCDLIIIASSGVSGIHKFVLGSVAENVLKECEKDVLLIHN from the coding sequence ATGTATAAAAGAATTTTATTACCAACTGATGGATCTGAACACTCTTTACGTGAAGTTGAAAGAGCTAAACATGTATTGGCAGAAGAGGGGGAAATTATAATTCTCTCTGTTGCTATTAAAATAAGAAAAACAGCGTTCCATAGGGAAAAAGATGTAATGGAAATGAATAGGGAAGCTGTAAAGGAAGCTGAAGATAATGTAAAAGCTATGGCAGATTGCTTTGATGACAGTTTTAATGTAAGAACCATGGTAAAAGTAGGTTTTCCATCTGAACAAATAAATGTAGTTGCTGAAGATGAGGATTGTGACTTGATTATCATTGCATCTTCAGGTGTAAGCGGCATTCATAAGTTTGTTCTTGGTAGTGTTGCTGAGAACGTACTTAAAGAATGTGAAAAAGATGTTTTATTAATTCATAATTAA
- a CDS encoding SDR family oxidoreductase, whose product MYAVTDVGDVNNIVESVQKVMDTYGRIDILVNAAGIGNNLMVVDQAKENWDSIISINLSSVYYMCKAVGEIMIKQNYGKIINIGSIHSRVIFPGGGISAYSSAKGGVMNLTKDLAVEWAQYDITVNAICPAVFKTELTEDSIDLPGFMDLIKAYCPAGRLGEPGELDGLAIYLASDASSSCTGQLICVDGGGTAI is encoded by the coding sequence ATGTATGCAGTAACTGATGTAGGTGACGTAAACAACATTGTAGAATCTGTACAAAAAGTAATGGACACTTACGGAAGAATCGACATCTTAGTTAACGCAGCAGGTATCGGAAACAACTTAATGGTAGTTGACCAAGCTAAAGAAAACTGGGACAGCATTATCAGTATCAACTTAAGCAGTGTATACTACATGTGCAAAGCTGTCGGAGAAATAATGATCAAACAAAACTATGGTAAAATCATTAACATCGGTTCTATCCACAGTAGAGTTATCTTCCCTGGTGGAGGAATTAGTGCTTACTCATCTGCAAAAGGTGGAGTAATGAACTTAACCAAAGACTTAGCTGTAGAATGGGCACAATACGACATTACCGTAAACGCAATTTGCCCTGCAGTATTCAAAACCGAATTAACCGAAGATTCCATTGACTTGCCTGGATTCATGGACCTCATTAAAGCATACTGTCCAGCTGGAAGATTAGGTGAACCTGGTGAATTAGACGGTCTCGCAATTTACTTAGCATCTGACGCATCCAGCTCCTGTACCGGTCAATTAATCTGTGTTGACGGTGGAGGGACTGCAATATAA
- a CDS encoding cation diffusion facilitator family transporter, protein MDRDKIIVKTSVIGMLVNLILVAFKATIGIMVNSIAITLDAVNNLTDALSSIITIIGTKLAGKAPDKKYPYGYGRIEYFSSVIISIIVLLAGITALEESVPKIFNPVLADYTFVSIFIIAVAVVVKFLLGRYVKGKGKEINSQSLVASGSDALFDAILSLSTVVAAIISLIWNISLEGILGTIIAFVIIKAAIEMLSETLSSMIGTRVDSGITDKLKDRISEFDEVVGVYDLTLHNYGPTQLMGSVHVELRDDLTAKEIHKLTRRILYAVYEEFGIILTVGIYASNTDNEETRKIKESLNEIVAKYHEILQMHGFYVGC, encoded by the coding sequence ATGGATAGAGACAAGATCATAGTGAAAACCAGTGTCATTGGGATGCTGGTGAATTTAATCCTTGTTGCATTTAAGGCAACCATTGGAATCATGGTAAACAGTATTGCAATCACATTGGATGCAGTGAACAATTTGACAGATGCTTTATCTTCAATAATTACAATTATTGGGACAAAACTGGCAGGGAAAGCTCCAGATAAAAAGTATCCTTACGGTTACGGTAGAATTGAGTATTTCTCATCTGTAATCATTTCAATTATTGTACTGCTTGCAGGAATAACTGCTTTGGAAGAGTCTGTTCCAAAGATTTTTAACCCTGTCTTGGCAGATTATACCTTTGTTTCAATCTTTATAATTGCTGTTGCTGTAGTTGTAAAGTTCCTTTTGGGAAGATATGTTAAAGGAAAGGGAAAGGAAATAAATTCCCAATCATTGGTTGCATCTGGAAGTGATGCACTCTTTGATGCAATTCTCTCCTTGTCTACAGTTGTTGCAGCTATTATCAGTTTGATCTGGAACATCAGTTTGGAAGGTATTTTAGGAACTATCATAGCTTTTGTCATTATTAAGGCAGCTATTGAAATGCTCTCTGAAACATTAAGCAGCATGATTGGTACTCGTGTTGACAGTGGGATAACCGATAAGCTTAAGGATAGAATTAGTGAATTTGATGAAGTAGTGGGTGTTTATGACTTGACTTTACACAATTACGGACCAACACAATTGATGGGATCTGTTCATGTTGAGCTTAGGGATGACTTGACTGCAAAGGAGATTCATAAGTTAACCAGACGTATTCTATATGCTGTTTATGAAGAGTTTGGAATTATACTTACAGTTGGAATCTATGCGTCAAATACAGATAATGAAGAAACTAGAAAAATCAAGGAAAGCCTTAATGAAATAGTTGCAAAATATCATGAAATATTGCAAATGCATGGGTTCTATGTGGGATGTTGA